The sequence TCTTCCAGTGTAGGTACTCTGGCacttctgtggaagctctggttgtggaggtcaacactgttcctccacctccaccagtagctgcCCCTGGACCCCTCAGGGTGGAGCTTAGACTGGCCAATGGTCAGTGTGTCACCAAAGGGTGTGCAGAAGGTGTGTTCTTGTCCCATGTGTTCCTAGTATCTTTAGACTCCAGGTTGCAGCAGTGTTTAATCCctggtgttcctcaggggatgaggcctacacgtcctactacagtgatgctgattatcccatcacaaaagtcctgcgggagcctgtgtatgttgaggtgcacattgtggagaggactgaccccaacattgtcctgatgctggGACACTGCTGGGCAACTTCCGCCCCCAATCCACTCAGTCTaccccagtgggaccttctggTTGATGGGTGAGTAATGACCATGTTTATCCAGTTAGTCTGTGGCTTTTCTAACCTCCTTGTCCCtttcagatgcccttaccaggatGACCGTTACCTGACCACATTGGTTCCAGTGACTGGCTCttctggtcttcagttcccaacccactacaagcgcttCATTGTGAAGATGTTCACGTTTGTGGATCCCACATCACTGGCTCCTCTGCAGGAAACTGTATGCTGCTTTACTTTAACCTTTAGTGTTACTCCTGTTTCTAGATTTGACTTGACCCTCTTTCCtccctgtcagatcttcatccactgTAGTACAGCGGTGTGCCATCCGTCTTCTGGCTCCTGTGAGCAAAGCTGCGGCAGGACGAGTGAGTTCTTGCTCTCTCTTGACTAGAGGAACTGAGAATCTTCACTATTTCCCTTCACACTTCTAACATTTCTCTTGCAGGAAGGGACACTCATGTGAAGACCATCTCTAGTGAGCAGACGGTGGTTTCTAGTGGTGCAGTTATTCTGATCAAGTAAATCTGGTCTCTTTAATAAACCGTGTAAAAACCAAGATCACTGTCTCAATAGTTTGACCTCACACACCGGAATCACCACCTGGAGGGAGACCCAAAGCTTTGCTCCACTAACCACCAGTTATTTCTGCAGTTTGCAAAATGTAGTAAAACGTTAAAAGGCAAGTGCAGTAAACGTCTTGTGTAACTTGTACAGACAAACATGAACACCATATAAACTGTCTGAAGTTTCACATAAATAGTTTCCTGACTTTGGTCTCTTAGTATTATGGCTTAAATGTATTAATGCACATTAAGTGTTGCAGTGTTTGTGgcactgtttaatgactgaaATATTGCAGTGGGTGTTTAATAGTAATTTGAAATCGCCAAAACTCGCATTTTGTTCACTTGAGAGGTAATCTAAATACTTGTGCCTGTGGAATGGCTAGAAAACTGAAATGCTTGTGCTGCAGTTCTATGGATGATTTCCCGTCCAGGTCTTTGTTGtaacattaaaacaattaacTGGTGTTGCTTTGCAGAGTCTAtgcctccccccccccccaactatattaaaggggtcatgaactgggAAATTGAAGTTCCCTTGGTCTTTTTGCCATGGTGGTTGTAGGTTAAaccattagttcacccaaaaataaactgtcattgactctttaatatccaaatctgttaaaggattttggtcgctgttggacagtgttttctctacttcctgttggccttctgtagctaatcatagctccgtgtagctgtttttatttttctctagaatcttttttttttttttttaaggtggtaaaatataacttaattcacgccatatttctgattttattgatcaatcttatcagattaactttgatcgttcacttttattatatatcCATGAGTGAAGTACACccgcaaagcgttagcactcgttagcttgtcattagcgttttcttttctcctctctctcgctccagtttttcacaagttcatcaaacaaccgcagtaagaatatttcatcaagcacggtgagtaatggcttctcctgctatcgttATTAGCAGCTCTTGCCACGTGTACGGtgtatctatctctgtcgctgatgagggattcacatgtgataaatgcagggaaatagttaggctgacagagaagatttcagaattagagacacgcatccaatcTTTAATTGAGGActgtaagaatgttagggctctagatacggctgcctcccgtcacagaggtcagttaattctcagcacatagagactctttcacctagatatcacactgtagagactgtgtctgttccttgaactagaaaatacaaatgGGCATggtcataatttatataatgaaaaaaaatctgaagatcgttatgaaaatgaaaatctgtctatgaaaacatgaacacatgattaggacaggttagataatgattatgatgaagaaatgttattaataaaggagcaagaaatatctgcctgaggtgaagagtagcctataccaataaacggaagctaattctatgacacatcctatgataaatcTGATAACTGAGACatatcagacgtaacattacaacttgtatcagcacaataggatgctaagttatgcattagatggagagggagagagagagagagagagagagcgggagagagagagagagctcccgCTGATGCATTTTCAtgacagcgcgctgaaagatggacaaggacagattttactatagattcctataaagttctcattataaatgtatggcagatttgtgctatattttcatctacgttattaagtgtaatagttgtaattaagttttagttaagttaagttttattttccataaacctgcgcgttttcgaagccatatgaattgaattatgcccacaaatatgacggGAAAAAAGCttggctgcattattataacatcagtaataaaatatcaataataatagaaaaataaaacatttagctaAGAGCATGTCATTATCGGgcattgcttatatgagcatgaaacgaagcgatgatatgcagcgatttcagcaaaattgttaattaatcagatgtagactagctcttgcaacttttatctgaaaaaaattcatcgatgcagatgtgaacttgaccgaaaGTAACTCGATCGGATTGTGCTTTACAAACACGAAAGTACAATTAATTCACATTAGTGTCACTatcgttatttttttatgtattttgatatttaattaatattttgtattcaatttgcactttctgatcaaccaaaatattatttaaatattatttaacagcatggaaatcactgattattgctaaataattgaatgagatttaaaatatatttaagataaaaactatgacaaacaaataattttgattttcgtCATCtctacaaatataatgtaattaggctacaaatatatcctgtgcatttttattttagaaagaccatttcattatttgtctgtgatttaaaaattaacaaaattaaaaaaaaaaattgctgctttattcaactgcattttttttaacaaaacattgtcttccagtataactttagcagcatattttg comes from Carassius auratus strain Wakin unplaced genomic scaffold, ASM336829v1 scaf_tig00215230, whole genome shotgun sequence and encodes:
- the LOC113094032 gene encoding zona pellucida sperm-binding protein 4-like, with protein sequence MAGSWWLVQVLALCALCHALPKKGKWSKLSQNPPALMLQQTDQRLQQSVQQTNQQLPQKIQFQKQVAKAEPLDRCSVADSEQIQCGQPGISSAECEAINCCFSGQQCYYGKTVTVQCIRDGQFVVVVARDVTLPRLSLDSVSLLGGSDPACSPVGSTPSFAVYQFPVTACGTRVMEDSGYVVYENRMSSSYEVGIGPLGSITRDSHFELLFQCRYSGTSVEALVVEVNTVPPPPPVAAPGPLRVELRLANGQCVTKGCAEGDEAYTSYYSDADYPITKVLREPVYVEVHIVERTDPNIVLMLGHCWATSAPNPLSLPQWDLLVDGCPYQDDRYLTTLVPVTGSSGLQFPTHYKRFIVKMFTFVDPTSLAPLQETIFIHCSTAVCHPSSGSCEQSCGRTRRDTHVKTISSEQTVVSSGAVILIK